A stretch of the Oncorhynchus tshawytscha isolate Ot180627B unplaced genomic scaffold, Otsh_v2.0 Un_contig_501_pilon_pilon, whole genome shotgun sequence genome encodes the following:
- the LOC121844623 gene encoding zinc finger protein 271-like, with amino-acid sequence MVLRNRSLINTRERCDCRGSSGEPQQPHDAKKAKKSLSRSEHLQRSTGKRPHCCSDCGKRFTSSAGITIHQKTHTGEKPYSCVQCGKRFAASRTLTKHQRLHTGEKPYSCGQCGKSFGKSRDLTVHQRIHTGEKPYSCVQCGKRFATSGNLTQHQRIHTGEKPYSCVQCGKRFAASGTLTKHQRLHTGEKPYSCGQCGKSFGVSSDLTKHQRLHTGEKPYNCVQCGKRFAASGTLTQHQRIHTGEKPYICGQCGRSFAASSHLTLHQRTHTGEKPYSCGQCGKSFSKSGDLTVHQRKHTGEKPYSCDQCGMSFTASSNLISHQKTHTGEKPYSCVQCGKRFAASGTLTKHQRLHTGEKPYSCGQCGKSFGVSSNLTVHQRNHTGEKPYRCDQCGMSFTASCYLTRHQRTHTGEKPYSCGQCGRSFGQSGDLRVHQRTHTGEKPYSCGQCGKSFAASCYLTRHQRTHTGEKPYSCDQCGMSFTASSNLISHQKTHTGEKPYSCVQCGKRFAASRTLTKHQRLHTGENPYSCVQYGKRFAASGTLTKHQRLHTGEKSYSCGQCGR; translated from the coding sequence gagagagatgtgactgtcgtggatcctctggggagcctcaacaacctcatgatgctaAAAAGGCaaagaagagtctctccagatcagaacacctgcagagatccacagggaagagacctcactgctgctctgactgtgggaagagattcacctcCTCAGCAGGCATTACAATTcatcagaaaacacacacaggagagaaaccttatagctgtgttcaatgtgggaagagatttgCTGCATCTCGCACTCTGACTAAACACCAGCgactacacacaggagagaaaccttatagctgtgggcaatgtgggaagagttttggtaAATCTAGAGATCTGACAgtgcaccagagaatacacacaggagagaaaccttatagctgtgttcaatgtgggaagagatttgCTACATCTGGCAATCTGACTCAACACCagcgaatacacacaggagagaaaccttatagttgtgttcaatgtgggaagagatttgCTGCATCTGGCACTCTGACTAAACACCAGCgactacacacaggagagaaaccttatagctgtgggcaatgtgggaagagttttggtgtATCTAGCGATCTGACTAAACACCAGCgactacacacaggagagaaaccttataattgtgttcaatgtgggaagagatttgCTGCATCTGGCACTCTGACTCAACACCagcgaatacacacaggagagaaaccttatattTGTGGTCAATGTGGGAGGAGTTTTGCTGCATCTAGCCAtctgactctacaccagagaacacacacaggagagaaaccttatagctgtggtcaatgtgggaagagttttagtaAATCTGGAGATCTGACAGTacaccagagaaaacacacaggagagaaaccttatagctgtgatcaatgtgggatgAGTTTTACTGCATCAAGCAATTTGATAAGtcaccagaaaacacacacaggagagaaaccttatagctgtgttcaatgtgggaagagatttgCTGCATCTGGCACTCTGACTAAACACCAGCgactacacacaggagagaaaccttatagctgtgggcaatgtgggaagagttttggtgtATCTAGCAATCTGACAGTGCACCAGAGaaatcacacaggagagaaaccttacagatgtgatcaatgtgggatGAGTTTTACTGCATCTTGCTATCTGACAcgacaccagagaacacacacaggagagaaaccttatagctgtggtcaatgtgggaggAGTTTTGGTCAATCTGGAGATCTGAGAgtgcaccagagaacacacacaggagagaaaccttatagctgtggtcaatgtgggaagagttttgctgcATCTTGCTATCTGACCcgacaccagagaacacacacaggagagaaaccttatagctgtgatcaatgtgggatgAGTTTTACTGCATCAAGCAATCTGATAAGtcaccagaaaacacacacaggagagaaaccttatagctgtgttcaatgtgggaagagatttgCTGCATCTCGCACTCTGACTAAACACCAGCgactacacacaggagagaatccTTATAGCTGTGTTCAATATGGGAAGAGATTTGCTGCATCTGGCACTCTGACTAAACACCAGCgactacacacaggagagaaatcttatagctgtggGCAATGTGGCAGATAG